The genomic segment GACCGCAACTTGTGCGCCCATGTCTTCCGTGATCTTAAACCAACAGGCTGACAGGGCCGAGCAAGAGGCAGGGCCAGCGAAAAGGGATCTTGTCCCTGTTGCCGAGGTGTAGTGAACGTAACCGCAACACCGTCCGGCTGAGAGGAGGGCATATCTTCTTCGAGCGTCCCCCCACTCCTTACACGACCCATTTCCTGGAGGTGAGACATGAAGCGAATCCCAACCCTAGCGACGGTCATCCTGGCGAGCCTGCTGCTCATGGCGGCAGCTCAAGACACGGCGGCTCAAGACTCTCAAGACTATTCCTGGCAACCGGACAGGCCCATCACCATCATCGTGCCGTGGGCCGCCGGCGGTTCGACCGACCAGATGACGCGCATCTTGGCTGCCGACCTCGAGGCGGCTCTCGGGCAAAGCGTGGTGGTCGTCAACCAGCCGGGAGCCTCGGGCTCGATCGGCACGACCAACGCGCTTGGCGCCGCCCGCGACGGCTATACCTGGGCGGCAGGCGCGGCCGGCGACCTCGGCACCTATGCGGTGCTCGACATGCTCGACACCAGCTTGGAGGACTGGCACATCTTCCTGACGGTCGCCAACGTCGAGGTCGTCGGGGTCAACGCCAATACCCCGTACCAGGATTTCGGAGGCCTGCTCGAGGCCATGAGGGAAAGGCCCGATCAGATTTCGGTCGCGACCGCCGGGCTGTCCTCCGCCGGGCACAACGCCATGGAGGCGATCAGTCAGGCGACGGGAGTCGAATACCGCCACGTCACCTATGATGGCGGCAACCCTGCGGTGATCGCCACCGTGTCCGGCGAGACCGAGGTCACCACCCAGCTCGCCGTCGAACAGGCGGAAATGATCCGTGGCGGCAGGATCCGTCCCCTGGCCGTCGTCAGCACCGAGCCCCTCGAGATCGAAGGGTATGACGGGCAAATCCCGCCGATCACCGACTGGATCCCCGACTTGGAAATCGCCACCAACTACTTCGGCATCTGG from the Deinococcota bacterium genome contains:
- a CDS encoding tripartite tricarboxylate transporter substrate binding protein translates to MKRIPTLATVILASLLLMAAAQDTAAQDSQDYSWQPDRPITIIVPWAAGGSTDQMTRILAADLEAALGQSVVVVNQPGASGSIGTTNALGAARDGYTWAAGAAGDLGTYAVLDMLDTSLEDWHIFLTVANVEVVGVNANTPYQDFGGLLEAMRERPDQISVATAGLSSAGHNAMEAISQATGVEYRHVTYDGGNPAVIATVSGETEVTTQLAVEQAEMIRGGRIRPLAVVSTEPLEIEGYDGQIPPITDWIPDLEIATNYFGIWVPRGVPDEVVETVERIWEERISQSEALRDYALERGALFTPYYGEEAQERGMTRVRSQAWTLFDSGQAPISPDTVGIERP